A stretch of Sphingomonas sp. JUb134 DNA encodes these proteins:
- a CDS encoding VOC family protein, whose amino-acid sequence MPEVPPISGLLETALYVADMARAAVFFREVLGLRPMLTGERLTAFDAGGSGVLLLFLAGASTEDMPGAGGVVPGHDGSGPVHMAFAIPAGSEDAWRAHLAAHDVALRSEVAWPRGGCSLYFEDPDGHVLELATPGLWPNY is encoded by the coding sequence GTGCCGGAAGTGCCGCCCATCTCCGGCCTGCTCGAAACCGCGCTCTATGTCGCCGACATGGCGCGCGCGGCGGTCTTCTTTCGCGAGGTGCTAGGATTGCGCCCGATGCTCACGGGCGAGCGGCTGACCGCGTTCGATGCCGGCGGCTCGGGCGTGCTCCTGCTGTTCCTGGCAGGCGCATCGACGGAGGACATGCCGGGTGCCGGCGGCGTGGTCCCCGGCCATGACGGCAGCGGCCCGGTGCACATGGCGTTCGCAATTCCCGCCGGCAGCGAGGATGCGTGGCGCGCGCACCTGGCAGCGCACGATGTGGCGCTGCGCAGCGAAGTGGCGTGGCCGCGCGGCGGGTGCAGCCTCTATTTCGAGGACCCCGATGGGCACGTCCTGGAACTCGCCACGCCGGGTCTCTGGCCGAACTACTGA
- a CDS encoding NAD(P)H-dependent glycerol-3-phosphate dehydrogenase: protein MSVLGVLGGGAWGTALAQVLASGGHDVRLWVREPEVIEAINGTHENPLFLPGRTLSDRIEATGDITWVAEAAAVLVVTPAQHMRSVLADLPRHGQPLILCSKGIEAGSLKFLHEVAGEAVDGSPVAVLSGPTFAHEVAAGLPTAVTLAAEDAALAHQLAATIAQPTLRPYVSTDVVGAEVGGAVKNVLAIACGVVEGAGLGQNARAAVIARGFAEMTRFGLARGARAETLSGLSGLGDLVLTCSSTSSRNFSLGVGLGQGRPAEELLSDRRTVAEGAHTAPVLAQAAAAAGVDMPVTEAVCQLLDGADVGRVVEALLTRPLREEGF, encoded by the coding sequence ATGAGCGTGCTGGGTGTTCTCGGAGGCGGTGCCTGGGGCACGGCGCTGGCGCAGGTGCTGGCGAGCGGTGGCCACGACGTGCGGCTGTGGGTGCGCGAGCCGGAGGTGATCGAGGCGATCAACGGGACCCATGAGAACCCGCTGTTCCTTCCCGGCCGGACGCTGTCCGACCGCATCGAGGCGACCGGCGACATCACCTGGGTCGCGGAGGCGGCGGCCGTGCTGGTGGTGACGCCGGCGCAGCACATGCGATCGGTGCTCGCCGACCTGCCGCGCCACGGCCAGCCGCTGATCCTGTGCTCCAAGGGGATCGAGGCAGGGAGCCTCAAGTTCCTGCACGAGGTGGCGGGCGAGGCCGTCGACGGATCGCCGGTGGCGGTGCTGTCTGGGCCGACCTTTGCGCACGAGGTGGCGGCCGGGCTGCCGACGGCGGTGACGCTGGCGGCCGAGGATGCCGCCCTTGCCCATCAATTGGCGGCGACCATCGCCCAGCCGACGCTGCGCCCCTACGTCTCGACCGACGTGGTCGGCGCGGAGGTGGGCGGCGCGGTGAAGAACGTGCTGGCGATCGCGTGCGGCGTGGTCGAGGGCGCGGGGCTGGGACAGAATGCGCGGGCGGCGGTGATCGCGCGCGGCTTTGCCGAGATGACGCGCTTCGGCCTGGCGCGCGGCGCGCGGGCGGAGACGCTGTCGGGGCTGTCGGGGCTGGGCGACCTGGTGCTGACCTGTTCGTCGACGAGCTCGCGCAACTTCTCGCTGGGCGTGGGGCTGGGGCAGGGGCGCCCCGCGGAGGAGCTGCTTTCCGATCGCCGGACGGTGGCCGAGGGCGCGCATACCGCGCCGGTGCTGGCGCAGGCGGCGGCTGCCGCCGGCGTGGACATGCCGGTCACCGAAGCGGTGTGCCAGCTGCTGGACGGGGCGGACGTGGGCCGGGTGGTCGAGGCGCTGCTGACCCGTCCGCTGCGCGAAGAAGGCTTCTGA
- the tsaD gene encoding tRNA (adenosine(37)-N6)-threonylcarbamoyltransferase complex transferase subunit TsaD, giving the protein MSAPLILGLESSCDETAAALVRGDRTILSHKLAGQEAHHAPFGGVVPEIAARAHVEVLGPLVEAALADAGVTLAGVDAIAATAGPGLIGGVMVGLVTGKALALSAGKPLIAVNHLEGHALSPRLADPDLQFPYLLLLVSGGHCQLLLVEGVGAYRRLATTIDDAAGEAFDKTAKLLGLGFPGGPAVERAAADGDPRAVPLPRPLVGSGEPHFSFAGLKSAVLRARDAGIHATPDIAASFQQAVVDCLVDRTRRALGRIAPPTALVVAGGVAANRAVRGALEQVAAEHGLRFVAPPLWLCTDNAAMIAWAGAERLEAGLTDPLDVPARARWPLDPEGERVRGAGVKA; this is encoded by the coding sequence ATGTCCGCCCCCCTGATCCTCGGGCTCGAATCGAGCTGCGACGAGACCGCTGCCGCGCTGGTCCGCGGCGACCGCACCATTTTGTCGCACAAGCTTGCCGGGCAGGAGGCGCATCACGCCCCCTTCGGCGGGGTCGTGCCGGAGATTGCCGCGCGCGCGCACGTCGAGGTGCTGGGGCCGCTGGTGGAGGCGGCGCTGGCCGATGCGGGCGTGACGCTGGCCGGCGTCGACGCGATCGCGGCGACGGCGGGGCCGGGGTTGATCGGCGGGGTCATGGTGGGGCTTGTGACTGGCAAGGCGCTGGCGCTGTCGGCGGGCAAGCCGCTGATCGCGGTCAATCATCTGGAGGGGCATGCGCTGAGCCCCAGGCTCGCCGATCCGGATCTCCAGTTTCCCTATCTGCTGCTGCTGGTGTCGGGCGGCCATTGCCAGCTGCTGCTGGTGGAGGGCGTCGGCGCCTATCGCCGGTTGGCGACCACGATCGACGATGCCGCGGGCGAGGCGTTCGACAAGACCGCCAAGCTGCTCGGGCTGGGCTTCCCCGGCGGGCCGGCGGTGGAGCGGGCGGCGGCGGATGGCGATCCTCGTGCGGTGCCGCTGCCGCGGCCGCTGGTGGGATCGGGCGAGCCGCACTTTTCGTTCGCAGGCCTCAAGAGCGCCGTGCTGCGGGCGCGCGACGCCGGCATCCATGCGACGCCGGATATCGCTGCCTCGTTCCAGCAGGCGGTGGTCGACTGCCTGGTCGATCGCACCCGGCGGGCGCTGGGGCGGATCGCCCCGCCGACCGCGCTGGTGGTGGCCGGCGGAGTCGCCGCCAACCGCGCGGTGCGGGGTGCGCTGGAGCAGGTGGCGGCCGAGCATGGCCTGCGCTTCGTGGCGCCGCCCTTGTGGCTGTGCACCGACAATGCCGCGATGATCGCCTGGGCCGGCGCCGAGCGCTTGGAGGCGGGGCTGACCGATCCGCTCGACGTACCGGCGCGGGCGCGCTGGCCGCTCGATCCTGAAGGCGAGCGGGTGCGCGGCGCGGGGGTGAAGGCATGA
- the hemC gene encoding hydroxymethylbilane synthase, whose amino-acid sequence MDTAPLFRLGTRGSPLAMAQAHMTRDTLAAAHGWSPDRIAIVPIRTTGDRVQDRALAEIGGKALWTKELDRALLEEEIDAAVHSMKDVETIRPTRIAIAAMLPRADVRDRILGVAALADLPQGAVVGTSSPRRAAQVLRHRPDAKIVLFRGNVETRLAKLAAGEVDATLLASAGLVRLGREDVGAPVPLDVMLPAPSQGAVGIEVRAEDARARELVGAISHADTRAAVSAERALLEALGADCHSPVAALATIEGNRLTLRAELYAQDGSAHVTGSTEGSVGDVALAPALAQDLLARAPDSVRRLFAGE is encoded by the coding sequence ATGGACACCGCTCCCCTCTTCCGTCTCGGAACGCGCGGATCGCCGCTGGCGATGGCGCAGGCGCACATGACCCGCGACACGCTCGCCGCCGCCCACGGCTGGTCGCCCGACCGGATCGCGATCGTGCCGATCCGCACCACCGGAGACCGCGTGCAGGACCGCGCACTCGCCGAGATCGGCGGCAAGGCGCTGTGGACCAAGGAACTCGACCGCGCGCTGCTGGAAGAGGAGATCGACGCCGCCGTCCATTCGATGAAGGATGTCGAGACGATCCGCCCGACCCGCATCGCCATCGCCGCGATGCTGCCCCGCGCCGATGTCCGCGACCGCATCCTCGGCGTCGCCGCGCTCGCGGACCTGCCGCAGGGGGCAGTCGTCGGCACCAGCTCGCCGCGCCGTGCCGCCCAGGTGCTCCGCCATCGACCCGACGCGAAGATCGTGCTGTTCCGCGGCAACGTCGAGACGCGCCTCGCCAAGCTCGCCGCCGGAGAAGTGGACGCCACGCTGCTCGCCTCGGCCGGACTGGTGCGGCTCGGCCGCGAAGACGTGGGCGCCCCGGTGCCGCTCGACGTGATGCTGCCCGCCCCGTCGCAGGGCGCGGTCGGCATCGAGGTGCGGGCCGAGGATGCGCGCGCCCGCGAACTCGTCGGCGCCATCAGCCACGCCGATACCCGCGCAGCGGTGTCGGCCGAACGCGCGCTGCTGGAGGCGCTCGGCGCCGACTGCCACTCCCCCGTCGCGGCGCTCGCCACGATCGAGGGCAACCGCCTGACGCTGCGCGCGGAACTCTATGCGCAGGATGGCAGCGCCCATGTGACCGGATCGACGGAAGGCTCGGTCGGCGACGTCGCGCTGGCACCGGCCCTCGCGCAAGACCTGCTCGCACGCGCCCCCGACAGCGTGCGGCGGCTGTTCGCCGGCGAATGA
- a CDS encoding uroporphyrinogen-III synthase — MSRPLAVLRPEPGASATVERITAAGYQPLRTPLFHVEQRGWPLVAASDHDALVLTSANTVRHLGPQLAELATLPVWAVGEATARTAADVGLSVVRVGTGGAKTLLETAWAAGVRRALWLGGESLRLSEHPAVSRMVAVYASTPLAPSLDAVRRLAGSVALVHSPRAAERFRHVLAEAGVAPSTLRLAAISPAAAEAAGDGWDALAVAAVPTDPALVTAAIRLAD, encoded by the coding sequence ATGAGCCGCCCCCTCGCGGTGCTGCGCCCGGAACCCGGCGCGTCGGCCACCGTCGAGCGGATCACCGCTGCGGGCTACCAGCCACTGCGCACGCCATTGTTTCACGTGGAGCAACGGGGATGGCCGCTGGTTGCCGCATCGGACCACGACGCGCTCGTCCTGACCAGCGCGAACACGGTTCGGCACTTGGGGCCTCAGCTCGCCGAGTTGGCCACGCTCCCGGTCTGGGCAGTTGGAGAAGCGACCGCCCGAACTGCCGCAGACGTCGGCTTGAGCGTCGTTCGGGTCGGGACGGGGGGGGCCAAGACGCTCCTCGAAACCGCCTGGGCGGCCGGCGTCCGTCGCGCCTTGTGGCTGGGCGGCGAGTCCCTTCGCCTCTCGGAGCATCCCGCCGTCTCCCGCATGGTCGCGGTCTATGCCAGCACGCCGCTGGCCCCGTCATTGGACGCCGTTCGCCGCCTCGCCGGCAGCGTCGCCCTGGTCCACTCCCCTCGCGCCGCCGAGCGGTTCCGGCATGTGCTTGCCGAAGCCGGAGTAGCGCCTTCCACCCTCCGCCTCGCCGCGATCAGCCCTGCGGCTGCCGAGGCGGCCGGAGACGGCTGGGACGCCCTCGCCGTCGCCGCGGTTCCCACCGATCCGGCGCTGGTTACGGCTGCAATCCGCCTCGCCGATTGA
- a CDS encoding acyl-CoA dehydrogenase gives MADMGRFDWADPFGLDAQLTDEERLVRDTAQAYAQEKLLPRVTQAYLNEDFDRDILHEMGALGLLGATISPEYGGAGLGYVSYGLIARAVEAVDSGYRSAMSVQSSLVMHPIHAYGSEAQRRKYLPKLASGDWVGCFGLTEPDAGSDPGGMRTRAEAIDGGYRLSGTKTWITNAPIADVFVIWAKSDAHGGKIRGFLLDKGLEGLSAPRIEGKLSLRASVTGEVVMDGVEVGGDALLPGVEGLKGPFGCLNRARYGIGWGAMGAAEACFHAARRYTLDRHQFGVPLASKQLVQIKLADMETEIALGLQAALRCGRMFDDGTLAPEAISLLKRNNCGKALAIARVARDMHGGNGISAGFHVLRHAINLETVNTYEGTHDVHGLILGRAITGIAAF, from the coding sequence ATGGCCGACATGGGCCGGTTCGACTGGGCAGACCCGTTCGGGCTCGACGCGCAGCTGACCGACGAGGAACGCCTCGTCCGCGACACCGCCCAAGCCTATGCCCAGGAAAAGCTGCTGCCGCGGGTCACCCAGGCCTATCTGAACGAAGACTTCGACCGCGACATCCTGCACGAGATGGGGGCTCTCGGTCTGCTCGGCGCGACCATTTCGCCCGAATATGGCGGCGCCGGCCTCGGCTATGTCTCCTATGGCCTGATCGCACGCGCGGTGGAGGCGGTGGATTCCGGCTATCGCTCTGCGATGAGCGTGCAGTCCAGCCTCGTGATGCACCCGATCCACGCCTATGGCTCGGAAGCGCAGCGGCGCAAGTACCTGCCGAAGCTCGCCAGCGGCGACTGGGTCGGCTGCTTCGGCCTGACCGAGCCCGATGCCGGCTCAGACCCCGGTGGCATGCGCACCCGCGCAGAGGCGATCGACGGCGGCTATCGCCTGTCGGGCACCAAGACCTGGATCACCAACGCGCCGATCGCGGACGTGTTCGTGATCTGGGCGAAGTCCGACGCGCACGGCGGCAAGATCCGCGGCTTCCTGCTCGACAAGGGGCTTGAGGGCCTGTCCGCGCCCAGGATCGAGGGCAAGCTGTCGCTGCGCGCCTCCGTCACCGGTGAGGTCGTCATGGACGGTGTCGAAGTCGGCGGGGACGCGCTGCTCCCCGGCGTCGAGGGGCTGAAAGGGCCCTTCGGCTGCCTCAACCGCGCCCGCTACGGCATCGGCTGGGGCGCGATGGGCGCGGCCGAGGCATGTTTCCACGCCGCGCGCCGCTACACCCTCGACCGGCACCAGTTCGGCGTCCCCCTCGCCTCCAAGCAGCTGGTGCAGATCAAGCTCGCCGACATGGAGACGGAGATCGCGCTCGGCCTGCAGGCGGCGCTGCGCTGCGGCCGCATGTTCGACGACGGCACCCTCGCGCCCGAGGCGATCTCGCTGCTCAAGCGCAACAACTGCGGCAAGGCGCTGGCCATCGCCCGGGTCGCCCGCGACATGCACGGCGGCAACGGCATCTCCGCCGGATTTCACGTGCTGCGCCACGCGATCAACCTGGAGACCGTGAACACCTATGAAGGGACGCACGACGTCCACGGGCTGATCCTGGGCCGCGCGATCACGGGGATCGCGGCGTTCTAG
- a CDS encoding gamma carbonic anhydrase family protein has translation MPLYAIDGLAPQLPEDGSSWVAPSADVIGDARLGREVGVWFGAVIRADNTPILIGDRTNIQEGAMLHSDPGSPLTVGAGVTVGHHATLHGCTIEDDVLIGMGAIVLNRAVIGTGSLVGAGALVTEDKVFPPGSLIMGSPARAIRSLDEVAIAGLRRSADGYAERQRRYAQGLTRID, from the coding sequence ATGCCGCTCTACGCAATCGACGGGCTGGCGCCGCAGCTGCCCGAGGACGGATCGAGCTGGGTCGCGCCCTCGGCCGATGTGATCGGCGACGCCCGACTGGGGCGCGAGGTGGGCGTGTGGTTCGGCGCCGTCATCCGTGCCGACAACACGCCGATCCTGATCGGCGACCGCACCAACATCCAGGAAGGGGCGATGCTCCATTCCGATCCGGGCAGCCCACTGACGGTAGGGGCGGGGGTGACCGTCGGCCATCATGCGACCCTTCACGGCTGTACGATCGAGGACGATGTGCTGATCGGCATGGGGGCGATCGTGCTCAATCGCGCGGTGATCGGCACCGGATCGCTCGTGGGGGCGGGGGCGCTGGTGACCGAAGACAAGGTCTTCCCGCCGGGCAGCCTGATCATGGGCAGCCCCGCGCGGGCGATACGGAGCCTGGACGAAGTGGCGATCGCCGGCCTGCGCCGCTCCGCCGACGGCTATGCGGAGCGCCAGCGGCGATACGCGCAGGGGCTGACGCGAATCGACTGA
- a CDS encoding DUF72 domain-containing protein, with translation MTNSSAPVRVGIGGWSFPPWRGTFYPEGLAQKRELEFASRALTAIEINATYHGSQKPASFANWANTAPDGFVFAVKGSRYVTNRKVLAEAGESIQRFLNQGILELGDKLGPILWKFMATKQFDAEDFTAFLRLLPEKHEGVPLRHAVQVRHASFAAPDFVAMARKAGVAIVFADSASYPAIADVTADFVYARLEAAEEAEPEGYAPAELDRWAKAARTWAAGGVPEGLPYVGAAPPPVGPRETFVFCINGAKVRAPAAAQALIARLG, from the coding sequence ATGACGAACAGCAGCGCCCCGGTGCGGGTCGGGATCGGCGGATGGAGCTTTCCGCCCTGGCGCGGCACCTTCTATCCGGAGGGGCTGGCGCAGAAGCGCGAGCTGGAGTTCGCGTCGCGCGCGCTGACCGCGATCGAGATCAACGCGACCTATCATGGCAGCCAGAAGCCGGCGAGCTTCGCCAACTGGGCGAACACGGCACCCGACGGCTTCGTCTTCGCGGTCAAGGGATCGCGCTATGTCACGAATCGCAAGGTGCTCGCGGAAGCGGGCGAATCGATCCAGCGGTTCCTGAACCAGGGGATTCTCGAACTCGGGGACAAGCTCGGGCCGATCCTGTGGAAGTTCATGGCCACCAAGCAGTTCGATGCAGAAGATTTCACTGCGTTCCTGCGGCTGCTGCCCGAGAAGCACGAGGGCGTGCCGCTGCGGCATGCGGTGCAGGTCCGTCATGCAAGCTTCGCGGCACCGGATTTCGTGGCAATGGCGCGCAAGGCGGGGGTGGCGATCGTCTTCGCTGATTCGGCGAGCTATCCCGCGATCGCCGACGTCACGGCAGACTTCGTCTATGCGCGGCTGGAAGCCGCCGAAGAAGCGGAGCCGGAGGGCTATGCACCCGCCGAACTCGACCGCTGGGCCAAGGCCGCCCGGACCTGGGCGGCGGGTGGGGTGCCGGAGGGGCTGCCTTATGTCGGCGCCGCGCCGCCGCCGGTGGGGCCGCGCGAGACGTTCGTCTTCTGCATCAATGGCGCCAAGGTGCGTGCGCCTGCGGCGGCGCAGGCGCTGATCGCGCGGCTGGGCTGA
- a CDS encoding tetratricopeptide repeat protein, with product MSAAEKEAVEAFRRDVVEPSMTKLVIIDFWAEWCGPCKALGPVLEKVAAAYADKGVVLAKIDTDKNQFIASQFQVRSIPTVYAMFQGQLVADLTQARTESQLKGMLDQILRQLPVEPGAAGEDADIEPLVQMGEEVLAGGDAERALSIFDQVAEIAPEHAGVAIGRVRALMVLGRNEEAEAAIAALPAEAAKNPEVERARAALALAREAQPVDDLAGLAAEVAANPEDLDARFRLAGGQMAAGDRDSAAATLLSIIAADREWNEGAARQQLLKLFEAVGLEDPWVSAQRRKLSAVLFG from the coding sequence CTGTCCGCCGCCGAGAAGGAGGCCGTGGAAGCCTTCCGCCGCGACGTCGTCGAACCGTCGATGACCAAGCTGGTGATCATCGATTTCTGGGCGGAATGGTGCGGGCCGTGCAAGGCGCTCGGCCCCGTGCTCGAAAAGGTCGCCGCCGCCTATGCCGACAAGGGCGTGGTGCTGGCCAAGATCGACACCGACAAGAACCAGTTCATTGCCTCGCAATTCCAGGTGCGGTCGATCCCCACCGTCTATGCGATGTTCCAAGGCCAGCTGGTCGCCGACCTGACCCAGGCCCGCACCGAGAGCCAGCTCAAGGGCATGCTCGACCAAATCCTGCGCCAGCTGCCGGTGGAACCCGGCGCCGCGGGCGAAGATGCCGATATCGAGCCCCTCGTCCAGATGGGCGAGGAGGTGCTTGCCGGCGGCGATGCCGAGCGCGCGCTGTCGATCTTCGACCAGGTTGCCGAGATCGCGCCCGAGCATGCCGGCGTCGCCATCGGTCGCGTCCGTGCGCTGATGGTGCTCGGCCGCAACGAGGAGGCAGAGGCCGCGATCGCCGCCCTCCCCGCCGAGGCCGCGAAGAACCCGGAGGTCGAGCGCGCCCGTGCCGCCCTTGCGCTGGCGCGGGAAGCGCAGCCGGTGGACGATCTCGCCGGCCTCGCCGCCGAGGTGGCCGCCAATCCGGAGGACCTGGACGCGCGCTTCCGGCTCGCCGGCGGGCAGATGGCGGCAGGCGACCGCGATTCGGCCGCAGCCACGCTGCTGTCGATCATCGCTGCCGACCGCGAATGGAACGAGGGCGCTGCCCGCCAGCAGCTGCTCAAGCTCTTCGAAGCCGTCGGCCTGGAAGACCCGTGGGTATCGGCACAGCGCCGCAAGCTCTCCGCCGTCCTGTTCGGCTGA
- a CDS encoding LON peptidase substrate-binding domain-containing protein, which produces MATRVSIFPLSGALLFPGMHLPLHIFEPRYRAMVSDALARDRRIGMIQPRGDGERPALFGMGCVGQIIDVEALPDGRFDIVLEGLARFRVLQELDVATPFRQVEAELLPNQPSGTLAIAERASLEMESRRFAEVQGYAVDWESVSRLDDETLVNGIAQIAPFDPASKQALLEADTLSGRAELIVQLMQFFGRHGDEEGRTLQ; this is translated from the coding sequence ATGGCGACCCGCGTCTCGATCTTCCCGCTTTCGGGCGCGCTGCTGTTTCCAGGCATGCACCTGCCGCTGCACATCTTTGAGCCGCGCTACCGGGCGATGGTGTCCGACGCCCTCGCCCGCGATCGGCGGATCGGCATGATCCAGCCGCGCGGCGACGGCGAGCGCCCGGCGTTGTTCGGCATGGGCTGCGTCGGCCAGATCATCGACGTGGAGGCGCTGCCCGACGGCCGCTTCGACATCGTCCTGGAAGGCCTCGCGCGCTTCCGCGTGCTTCAGGAGCTCGATGTGGCGACCCCGTTCCGGCAGGTCGAGGCGGAACTGCTCCCGAACCAGCCCAGCGGCACGCTCGCGATTGCAGAGCGCGCCTCGCTGGAGATGGAGTCCCGCCGCTTCGCCGAGGTGCAGGGCTATGCGGTCGACTGGGAATCGGTGTCGCGCCTCGACGACGAGACGCTGGTGAACGGCATCGCCCAAATTGCGCCGTTCGATCCCGCGTCCAAGCAGGCGCTGCTGGAGGCGGACACGCTGTCGGGCCGCGCAGAACTGATCGTGCAGCTGATGCAGTTCTTCGGCCGGCACGGCGACGAAGAAGGCAGGACCCTGCAATGA
- a CDS encoding Trm112 family protein: MTKTLDPWLLSILVCPVTRTPLRWDEDAQELISEAAGLAYPVRDGVPVMLVEEARPLDA; this comes from the coding sequence ATGACGAAGACGCTCGACCCCTGGCTGCTCTCGATCCTGGTGTGCCCGGTGACGCGCACGCCGCTGCGCTGGGACGAGGATGCGCAGGAACTCATCTCGGAGGCGGCAGGGCTCGCCTATCCCGTCCGTGACGGCGTGCCCGTCATGCTGGTCGAGGAAGCCCGCCCGCTCGACGCATGA